Proteins encoded in a region of the Streptomyces sp. NBC_00513 genome:
- a CDS encoding ABC transporter ATP-binding protein, giving the protein MPDQQSQNAVLQLDKLVRTHGSGATEVHALRGIDLAVYPGELVAVMGPSGSGKSTLLTLAGGLDTPSSGRVIVEGTDITTASRKQLAALRRRSIGYVFQDYNLIPALTAAENVALPRELDGISARKARTSALAALEEMGLGQLADRFPDEMSGGQQQRVAIARALVGDRRLVLADEPTGALDSETGESVLALLRSRCDAGAAGILVTHEPRFAAWADRVVFLRDGSVVDETLRSHADSLLSGRAAGL; this is encoded by the coding sequence ATGCCTGACCAGCAGTCACAGAACGCCGTACTCCAGCTGGACAAACTCGTCCGCACGCACGGCAGCGGCGCCACGGAGGTGCACGCCCTGCGCGGCATCGACCTCGCCGTGTACCCCGGCGAACTCGTCGCCGTCATGGGCCCGTCGGGGTCCGGCAAGTCCACCCTGCTCACCCTCGCCGGCGGACTCGACACCCCCAGCAGCGGCCGGGTGATCGTGGAGGGCACCGACATCACCACCGCGAGCCGCAAGCAGCTCGCCGCGCTGCGCCGCCGCAGCATCGGCTACGTCTTCCAGGACTACAACCTGATCCCGGCCCTCACCGCCGCCGAGAACGTGGCGCTGCCCCGCGAACTCGACGGGATATCGGCCCGCAAGGCCCGGACCTCCGCGCTGGCGGCGCTGGAGGAGATGGGCCTGGGGCAGCTCGCCGACCGCTTCCCGGACGAGATGTCCGGCGGACAGCAGCAGCGCGTGGCCATCGCCCGCGCCCTCGTCGGCGACCGCCGCCTGGTCCTCGCCGACGAGCCCACCGGCGCCCTCGACTCGGAGACCGGGGAATCCGTGCTGGCCCTGCTGCGCTCGCGCTGCGACGCGGGCGCCGCCGGAATCCTCGTCACCCACGAGCCCCGGTTCGCCGCGTGGGCGGACCGGGTCGTCTTCCTGCGCGACGGCAGCGTCGTCGACGAGACCCTGCGCAGCCACGCCGACTCCCTGCTCTCCGGGCGGGCGGCCGGCCTGTGA
- a CDS encoding ABC transporter permease: protein MIALPIVGVSAADLTTRSASLTVDETMSRRIGTADAMLSSSRTGGPVYQKPNGDYSVPVGGYSSYDPSARDKAPDPLPSVVQPGTRLVKDSKGHAKVRTTHGLLDVSLRELDTADPLVEGMLTLKRGRLPAAAGEIVATDAFLKDSGFFVGSEVTPRGSSRALRIVGAYELPSALKEMEITAPPGTLLTPLDKELRAGGTEGVSVDDTYLVKVGGEGFTWNMVKAANAKGVVVVSRAVNLNPPADSDVPLYEQEREQGRLDGSSSMRTVELTILATVVGLAMLEICLLAGPAFAVGARRSRRQLGLVGANGGDRRHIRAIVLSGGLVIGAASAVIGLALGGALTLGLRPVLEEYLGLRWGGFEIRPLELLGIALLAVITGLLASIVPAITASRQTVLASLTGRRGVRKANRVLPFIGLVAIAAGAAIALYGAVSDTGTVVVGGGSALAELGVVALTPTLVGLFGRLGRWLPLSPRLALRDAVRNRGRTAPAVAAVLAAVAGTVAVATYEYSTDVQARHEYVANMPAGAGVLASNENDRYRDVPAVRDALAKEFPLAVRADVDRIVVGKPTCDSYSVEPGCGRAEIVTPKENRCPLYSSRNSFEAFTPAQRRELFQDWRCKQTNYQQPFQLVVADENLMKVLGVSDPGAATALKAGKPVSFDKRFVKDGSLTLVIVTEESNGIDPDEEPKGVKKVMPVHQATDPESGYGLVVVFPASAVKAAGLSTAPAGSYFTLDGKPGSTQRQKLDSRIDQIGLEASVSIEEGYKGRDTLPMLALTIFAGLVTIGAAGIATGLAQADAEADLKTLAAVGAPPRVRRTLSGFQCGVVALMGVVLGSVAGLLPAVGLRLTERETAKRMLEESGATEGQYIPIAVPWETLAGLLVVVPLGAALLAAIVTKSSGALARRAAG, encoded by the coding sequence ATGATCGCCCTGCCGATCGTCGGGGTGAGCGCCGCCGACCTCACCACCCGCAGCGCCTCCCTCACCGTGGACGAGACGATGTCCCGTCGGATCGGCACCGCCGACGCCATGCTGTCGAGCTCCCGCACGGGCGGGCCCGTCTATCAGAAGCCGAACGGCGACTACTCCGTCCCCGTCGGCGGCTACTCGTCCTACGACCCCTCCGCGCGCGACAAGGCCCCGGATCCCCTCCCGTCCGTCGTCCAGCCGGGTACCCGGTTGGTGAAGGACAGCAAGGGGCATGCCAAGGTCCGCACCACGCACGGCCTGCTGGACGTCAGCCTGCGCGAGCTGGACACCGCCGACCCGCTCGTCGAGGGCATGCTCACCCTCAAGCGGGGTCGGCTCCCCGCCGCGGCGGGCGAGATCGTCGCCACCGACGCCTTCCTGAAGGACTCCGGGTTCTTCGTCGGCTCCGAGGTCACCCCGCGCGGCTCGTCCCGCGCCCTGCGGATCGTGGGGGCGTACGAACTCCCCTCCGCCCTGAAGGAGATGGAGATCACGGCCCCGCCGGGGACCCTGCTCACCCCGCTCGACAAGGAACTCCGGGCCGGCGGCACCGAAGGGGTGTCGGTCGACGACACCTACCTCGTCAAGGTCGGCGGCGAAGGTTTCACGTGGAACATGGTGAAGGCCGCGAACGCCAAGGGCGTCGTCGTCGTCTCCCGCGCCGTCAACCTGAACCCGCCCGCCGACTCCGACGTCCCGCTCTACGAGCAGGAGAGGGAGCAAGGCCGGTTGGACGGATCGTCAAGCATGCGCACCGTCGAGCTGACCATCCTGGCCACCGTCGTCGGCCTCGCGATGCTGGAGATCTGCCTGCTCGCCGGCCCCGCGTTCGCGGTCGGCGCCCGGCGCTCGCGCCGCCAACTCGGCCTGGTCGGAGCCAACGGCGGCGACCGCCGCCACATCCGCGCCATCGTCCTCTCCGGCGGCCTGGTCATCGGCGCGGCGTCCGCCGTCATCGGCCTCGCCCTCGGCGGCGCGCTCACCCTGGGCCTGCGACCCGTCCTGGAGGAGTACCTGGGGCTGCGCTGGGGCGGCTTCGAGATCCGTCCCCTGGAACTCCTCGGCATCGCGCTGCTCGCCGTGATCACCGGCCTGCTCGCCTCGATCGTCCCGGCGATCACCGCCTCCCGGCAGACCGTGCTGGCCTCGCTGACCGGCCGTCGGGGGGTCCGCAAGGCCAACCGGGTCCTGCCGTTCATCGGGCTGGTGGCCATCGCGGCCGGCGCCGCCATCGCGCTCTACGGAGCCGTCTCCGACACCGGGACCGTGGTCGTCGGGGGCGGCAGCGCCCTCGCCGAGCTGGGCGTGGTCGCCCTCACCCCGACCCTCGTCGGCCTGTTCGGGCGCCTCGGGCGGTGGCTGCCGCTGTCGCCGCGGCTCGCCCTGCGCGACGCCGTGCGCAACCGGGGGCGTACGGCCCCCGCCGTCGCGGCGGTCCTGGCGGCCGTCGCCGGCACCGTGGCGGTGGCCACGTATGAGTACAGCACCGACGTGCAGGCCCGCCACGAGTACGTCGCGAACATGCCGGCGGGCGCCGGCGTGCTGGCGAGCAACGAGAACGACCGGTACCGGGACGTGCCCGCCGTCCGCGACGCGCTCGCCAAGGAGTTCCCGCTCGCGGTCCGGGCGGACGTGGACCGGATCGTCGTCGGCAAGCCGACCTGCGACTCCTACTCGGTGGAACCGGGCTGCGGACGGGCGGAGATCGTCACGCCCAAGGAGAACCGCTGCCCGCTCTACTCGTCGAGGAACTCCTTCGAGGCCTTCACCCCCGCGCAGCGGCGTGAGCTGTTCCAGGACTGGCGGTGCAAGCAGACCAACTACCAGCAGCCCTTCCAGCTGGTCGTCGCCGACGAGAACCTGATGAAGGTCCTCGGGGTGAGCGACCCCGGCGCCGCGACCGCGCTCAAGGCCGGAAAGCCCGTCTCCTTCGACAAGCGCTTCGTCAAGGACGGCAGCCTCACCCTCGTCATCGTGACCGAGGAGTCCAACGGCATCGATCCCGACGAGGAGCCGAAGGGCGTCAAGAAGGTCATGCCGGTCCACCAGGCGACCGATCCCGAGTCCGGCTACGGACTCGTCGTGGTCTTCCCCGCGAGCGCCGTGAAGGCGGCCGGGCTCAGCACCGCGCCGGCCGGCTCCTACTTCACCCTCGACGGCAAGCCCGGCAGCACGCAGCGCCAGAAGCTGGACAGCCGCATCGACCAGATCGGGCTGGAGGCCTCGGTCTCGATCGAGGAGGGCTACAAGGGCCGGGACACCCTGCCCATGCTCGCCCTCACCATCTTCGCCGGTCTCGTCACCATCGGCGCGGCGGGCATCGCCACGGGCCTCGCCCAGGCCGACGCCGAGGCCGACCTGAAGACGCTGGCCGCGGTCGGCGCCCCGCCGCGGGTGCGGCGGACGCTGAGCGGCTTCCAGTGCGGAGTGGTGGCCCTGATGGGCGTGGTCCTGGGCTCCGTCGCCGGACTGTTGCCGGCGGTCGGGCTGCGGCTCACCGAGCGGGAGACCGCGAAGCGGATGCTGGAGGAGTCCGGCGCCACCGAGGGCCAGTACATCCCGATCGCGGTGCCGTGGGAGACCCTGGCCGGACTGCTCGTCGTGGTCCCGCTGGGCGCGGCCCTGCTGGCCGCGATCGTCACGAAGTCGAGCGGCGCCCTGGCCCGCCGGGCGGCGGGCTGA
- a CDS encoding bacterial proteasome activator family protein has protein sequence MEMPRSERSQESPPHVLIVGQDGMAVGGADDESREVPVTEMVEQPAKVMRIGSMIKQLLEEVRAAPLDEASRVRLKDIHAASVKELEDGLAPELVEELERLSLPFTEEAIPSEAELRIAQAQLVGWLEGLFHGIQTALFAQQMAARAQLEQMRRALPPGASHEDDDEGPHGAVRSGPYL, from the coding sequence ATGGAGATGCCGAGGAGTGAACGGTCGCAGGAAAGCCCCCCGCACGTCCTGATCGTGGGACAGGACGGGATGGCGGTCGGCGGCGCCGATGACGAGTCGCGCGAGGTCCCGGTGACGGAGATGGTCGAACAACCCGCCAAGGTCATGCGGATCGGCAGCATGATCAAGCAACTCCTGGAAGAGGTGCGCGCCGCACCTCTCGACGAGGCGAGCCGTGTCCGGCTCAAGGACATCCACGCCGCGTCGGTGAAGGAACTCGAAGACGGCCTGGCTCCCGAGCTGGTCGAGGAACTCGAGCGCCTGTCCCTGCCGTTCACCGAGGAGGCGATTCCCTCCGAGGCGGAACTGCGGATCGCGCAGGCGCAGTTGGTGGGCTGGCTGGAAGGTCTCTTCCACGGGATCCAGACGGCCCTGTTCGCGCAACAGATGGCGGCGCGGGCACAGTTGGAGCAGATGCGGCGGGCCCTGCCTCCGGGTGCCTCGCACGAGGACGACGACGAGGGTCCGCACGGCGCGGTCCGCTCGGGCCCGTACCTGTAG